A genomic region of Leptolyngbya sp. NIES-2104 contains the following coding sequences:
- a CDS encoding two-component regulator propeller domain-containing protein encodes MIVAPRSIAAPTFTPTAPPPVAPPLPQEVQPDFRVAALQRDFQGNLWIASPQGLVRIDPNTGRLISRAQMPNLPISAIAQDRVGRIWVGTSEGLWRIDPKTNQVTAQNLFLPSNRVLSLLVDRRGFLWVGTDSGLALVSPDQGLRMTTLKNLPGVSANALSLDPEGQLWVGTLEGLVQVDTASARILHTSNLDEGAVQSLSLDRHGSLWAGTTSGLVKIDPLNRRRLRSVTSLRGQEVISTGFDTAGSIWVGTNTGLLRVNPYNGAIVGQVPNLPSNRVLSLAPDTGNKLWVGTTEGLAWVSMTSYETRPHILFSRRVE; translated from the coding sequence ATGATCGTTGCGCCCAGATCGATCGCGGCTCCTACCTTTACGCCGACTGCTCCGCCTCCGGTGGCTCCCCCGTTACCGCAAGAGGTTCAACCCGATTTTCGAGTGGCAGCCCTTCAGCGCGACTTTCAAGGCAATCTCTGGATCGCGTCTCCACAAGGATTGGTGAGAATTGACCCGAATACCGGACGATTGATTTCACGAGCACAAATGCCGAATCTACCGATTTCTGCGATCGCTCAAGATCGAGTGGGTCGAATTTGGGTTGGAACGAGCGAAGGACTCTGGAGAATCGATCCGAAAACGAACCAAGTCACGGCGCAAAATTTATTTCTACCGTCGAATCGCGTCTTGTCGCTGTTAGTCGATCGACGTGGCTTTCTCTGGGTTGGAACCGATTCGGGTTTAGCGCTCGTGAGTCCTGATCAAGGGTTACGCATGACCACCTTGAAAAATCTACCGGGCGTGAGTGCGAATGCGCTCTCGTTAGATCCGGAGGGTCAGCTTTGGGTGGGAACGCTCGAAGGATTAGTGCAAGTCGATACCGCAAGCGCAAGAATTTTACATACCTCGAATTTAGATGAAGGAGCGGTTCAGTCGCTTTCGCTCGATCGACATGGTTCACTCTGGGCAGGAACGACTAGCGGACTGGTCAAAATCGATCCGCTGAATCGTCGCCGTTTACGATCGGTGACTTCGCTCCGAGGTCAGGAAGTGATTTCCACAGGCTTCGATACGGCGGGTAGTATTTGGGTCGGAACGAATACCGGACTGCTGCGGGTGAATCCTTACAATGGTGCGATCGTCGGTCAAGTGCCGAATTTGCCTTCAAATCGCGTCTTGTCTTTGGCTCCCGACACTGGAA
- a CDS encoding PP2C family serine/threonine-protein phosphatase, which yields MQTDPIVQCPNYFCQALNPESQEFCHHCQTRIPKRYLWAVGATEPPGTLIDDRFLLKSDQIALDTKPGLPPTAIEIPPPLEPYLHLMGERPAIPQPYAVTGGILFLESAPIHPSGARSQRGEDLSGQLMPRLVQVWNSSSGFRQLHFLQQLAQLWRSLAIEKAASTLLDPDLIFVDGDTVRILELDFNSATLADLGKFWSTWQAQPAIADFFEQLCQNLIQGTSIDELNQVLDAAIASQASQQSRQIQIATLSDQGPSRQTNEDACYPSSGTSGNQPLIIVCDGIGGHEGGEVASNLAIQTIVDELRSIEPNHLESRLEEAVCAANDAIAQKNDAERRQERQRMGTTVVMGLVQGHELFLTHVGDSRAYRITRQGCYQVTLDDDVASREARLGYTFYREALQHPSAGSLVQALGMGSSSYLRPTVQRFVLDQDCVFLLCSDGLSDNDRVEEYWQSEIVPILDGKTNPATVARRLVEIANTQNGHDNVTIGLIHCQTRETGKSTVVKSVLAKPTQVVVPATSPPGLRTELQPRRTPWLRAGFVLLVMFGIAGAIVALFAPELIARLGTQAPTTTAPTVPPVPASPEPLTSGTIIRIDQAGARLFRKPEATGAFVSIPPGTVLQVETQQRSTSDAAPWIRLKVCTVPVNLPNGVRIGNAGWQQEDTLPSFTRPTLSAEQLRACAPTKPTTPPAQ from the coding sequence ATGCAAACTGATCCGATCGTGCAATGCCCCAACTATTTCTGTCAGGCGCTCAATCCCGAAAGCCAGGAGTTTTGTCATCACTGCCAAACGCGGATTCCAAAGCGGTATCTCTGGGCAGTGGGAGCCACCGAGCCACCGGGGACATTGATCGACGATCGCTTTCTCCTCAAATCGGATCAGATTGCGCTTGACACTAAACCAGGACTTCCACCGACCGCGATCGAGATTCCGCCACCGCTTGAGCCTTATTTGCATCTGATGGGAGAACGTCCCGCCATTCCTCAACCGTATGCGGTGACAGGTGGAATTCTCTTTCTAGAATCGGCTCCAATTCATCCGAGTGGGGCGCGATCGCAGCGGGGAGAAGATTTATCCGGGCAATTGATGCCGCGATTAGTGCAAGTGTGGAATTCGAGCAGTGGATTTCGTCAGCTTCATTTTCTGCAACAACTCGCGCAACTTTGGCGATCGCTGGCGATTGAAAAAGCTGCCTCGACGCTGTTAGATCCCGATCTCATCTTTGTAGATGGCGATACCGTCAGAATTTTAGAACTCGATTTCAATTCGGCAACGCTGGCAGATTTAGGAAAATTCTGGTCAACTTGGCAAGCTCAACCTGCGATCGCGGATTTCTTCGAGCAGCTTTGTCAGAATTTGATCCAAGGAACGAGCATCGATGAATTGAATCAGGTGTTGGATGCTGCGATCGCGTCTCAGGCATCTCAACAATCGCGCCAGATTCAAATCGCTACATTGAGCGATCAAGGTCCAAGCCGCCAAACAAACGAAGATGCTTGCTATCCATCGAGCGGAACCAGCGGGAATCAGCCTCTAATCATTGTCTGTGATGGAATTGGGGGACACGAAGGCGGAGAAGTTGCCTCAAATTTAGCGATTCAAACGATCGTTGATGAACTGCGATCGATCGAGCCAAACCACTTGGAATCGAGATTAGAAGAGGCGGTCTGTGCAGCGAATGATGCGATCGCGCAAAAGAATGATGCTGAGCGGCGACAAGAACGGCAACGTATGGGAACGACCGTTGTGATGGGATTGGTTCAAGGACATGAACTATTTCTGACGCATGTGGGGGACAGTCGCGCTTACCGAATTACTCGCCAAGGCTGTTATCAGGTGACACTTGATGATGATGTTGCCTCGCGAGAAGCCCGATTAGGCTATACCTTTTACCGAGAAGCGTTACAGCATCCGTCAGCCGGATCACTCGTACAGGCTTTAGGAATGGGCAGTTCGAGCTATCTGCGCCCAACGGTGCAGCGATTTGTGCTCGATCAGGATTGTGTGTTCTTGCTGTGTTCGGATGGATTGAGCGATAACGATCGCGTTGAAGAATACTGGCAAAGCGAGATCGTACCCATTCTTGATGGAAAAACGAATCCGGCAACGGTAGCGCGACGACTGGTGGAAATTGCCAACACGCAGAACGGTCACGACAACGTAACGATCGGGTTAATCCACTGTCAAACTCGCGAAACTGGAAAATCAACCGTGGTGAAATCGGTCTTAGCAAAACCAACTCAAGTGGTTGTGCCTGCGACTTCTCCACCTGGACTGAGAACCGAACTGCAACCGCGTCGAACTCCTTGGCTAAGAGCCGGATTTGTTCTCCTAGTAATGTTCGGAATTGCAGGTGCGATCGTCGCTCTATTTGCGCCTGAATTAATCGCCCGACTCGGAACGCAAGCCCCAACCACGACTGCTCCAACCGTTCCTCCCGTTCCTGCTTCCCCAGAACCCCTCACCTCTGGAACAATTATCCGCATCGATCAAGCGGGAGCGAGACTCTTCCGTAAACCGGAGGCAACCGGAGCCTTTGTTTCGATTCCGCCTGGAACAGTCTTGCAGGTTGAGACACAACAGCGATCGACTTCTGATGCTGCTCCCTGGATTCGATTGAAGGTCTGTACGGTTCCGGTCAATTTACCCAATGGAGTCAGAATCGGGAATGCGGGGTGGCAACAAGAAGATACGCTTCCGTCTTTTACTCGTCCGACGCTTTCGGCTGAACAGCTTAGAGCCTGTGCCCCGACGAAACCGACCACCCCACCCGCACAATAG
- a CDS encoding CHAT domain-containing protein, with protein MSPSELPCLSLAIERLRASQAQHFAIHVIEAPYRGGYLLRDCLWTDESTHHWRSWQEMFSSRGLPNVPHVSQVVAPPVEALEPPIGQPLPRSTRLMQNLGINLWQWLFDGVIQGSLNRSQGIAQGQNKALRLRLDVRDPELISLPWEIMQSDAGKQAISLSQQLLFSRTTSDVDGLPALRSETSLNVLLVLGQDAAPDLPSGFDNHKRDELKRLKLEQEAIALSRILRERQGANRLAAPCFVDTLLQPTSGELIDRLENGHYNVLFYAGHGVPAADGGLLFLRPNQPMNGTELAQVLTRCRVKLAVFNACWGAQPEDQGGKSIPRSSLAEVLLHHGVPAVLAMRDSITDEEALSFIATFAQALTDRMPIDQAVAVARQHLLTLFRFNHQAWTLPVLYMHPEFNGELIKPIEEGMTQIPHTPSQLGLQNPVASLRSLENSKVWTIRGGIMKVGMSAENDLVLANEPGVSRRHAEIIYRSADQMQPMYILRDFSRYGTWVSTVNGWQKVHNYEVPLYSGAQIKFGGSQNSILEFLVSPADGRN; from the coding sequence ATGTCACCGTCTGAACTTCCCTGTTTAAGTCTCGCGATCGAACGGCTGCGTGCCTCTCAAGCTCAACATTTTGCGATTCATGTGATCGAAGCTCCGTATCGCGGTGGGTACTTATTACGAGATTGTTTGTGGACGGATGAATCAACGCATCATTGGCGATCGTGGCAGGAAATGTTTTCCTCACGCGGTCTTCCGAATGTACCGCACGTTTCGCAAGTAGTGGCTCCTCCAGTAGAAGCGCTCGAACCTCCGATCGGTCAGCCGCTCCCCCGTAGTACCCGGTTGATGCAAAATTTGGGGATTAATCTCTGGCAGTGGCTGTTTGATGGCGTGATTCAAGGAAGTCTCAATCGCAGTCAGGGAATCGCTCAGGGACAAAATAAAGCGCTGAGATTGCGGTTAGATGTGCGCGATCCTGAGCTAATTTCGCTTCCTTGGGAAATTATGCAGAGCGATGCTGGAAAACAGGCAATTTCTCTGAGTCAGCAGCTTTTATTTAGTCGGACTACGAGCGATGTGGACGGGTTGCCTGCTTTGCGATCGGAAACTAGCTTAAACGTGCTGCTCGTTCTCGGACAAGATGCGGCTCCGGATTTACCAAGCGGATTCGATAACCACAAGCGCGATGAATTGAAGCGGCTGAAATTAGAGCAAGAAGCGATCGCATTATCGAGAATTTTACGAGAGCGGCAAGGGGCGAATCGGTTGGCGGCTCCGTGTTTTGTCGATACGCTGTTGCAGCCGACTTCGGGAGAACTCATCGATCGATTAGAAAACGGTCATTATAATGTCTTGTTTTACGCGGGTCATGGGGTTCCCGCTGCGGATGGGGGGTTGCTGTTTCTGCGCCCAAATCAGCCGATGAATGGAACAGAACTCGCGCAAGTTTTAACCCGCTGTCGAGTGAAATTAGCGGTGTTTAATGCCTGTTGGGGAGCGCAGCCAGAAGATCAGGGCGGAAAATCGATTCCCCGGAGTAGTTTGGCTGAGGTGCTGCTGCATCACGGAGTTCCGGCAGTGTTAGCGATGCGGGATTCGATCACCGATGAAGAAGCGCTCAGTTTTATTGCAACGTTCGCGCAGGCGTTGACCGATCGAATGCCGATCGATCAAGCGGTCGCGGTCGCTCGTCAGCATTTACTGACTTTATTTCGGTTCAATCATCAGGCTTGGACGCTTCCCGTTCTATACATGCACCCGGAATTTAACGGGGAATTGATTAAGCCGATCGAGGAAGGCATGACCCAAATTCCGCACACTCCAAGCCAGTTGGGACTGCAAAATCCGGTGGCATCTTTGCGATCGCTAGAAAATTCCAAAGTATGGACGATTCGCGGCGGCATTATGAAAGTCGGCATGAGTGCAGAAAATGATTTGGTTTTAGCAAACGAACCTGGAGTTTCCCGTAGACACGCTGAAATTATTTATCGGAGCGCTGACCAGATGCAGCCGATGTACATTTTGCGGGATTTCTCGCGCTATGGGACTTGGGTTTCGACCGTGAATGGCTGGCAGAAAGTTCACAATTACGAAGTGCCACTTTATTCAGGGGCACAAATCAAGTTTGGCGGGTCGCAGAACTCGATTTTGGAATTTTTGGTATCGCCAGCGGATGGGCGAAATTAA
- a CDS encoding Mo-dependent nitrogenase C-terminal domain-containing protein, with translation MSFRKLDGSAQERDRHDRIAFSSWVAHPLATPHQTRVKFAPLAPLRRKLDNLEVRDSKFAHFLAERIPAQCPFERDVKLFGRTLFHIPPMCKLNPLYDEVVALRFRALCYLADECGEDISQYC, from the coding sequence ATGAGCTTTCGGAAACTCGACGGCTCCGCCCAAGAGCGCGATCGTCACGATAGAATTGCCTTTTCTAGTTGGGTAGCTCACCCACTCGCTACACCTCACCAGACTCGTGTTAAATTTGCTCCCCTCGCTCCCCTGCGTCGCAAACTTGACAATCTTGAAGTCCGCGACTCAAAATTTGCTCATTTTCTAGCAGAACGCATTCCCGCTCAGTGTCCGTTTGAGCGCGATGTAAAATTATTTGGTCGGACACTTTTCCACATTCCGCCGATGTGCAAATTGAATCCGCTTTACGATGAAGTCGTCGCACTCCGCTTTCGTGCTTTGTGTTATTTGGCGGATGAATGTGGCGAAGATATCAGCCAATATTGTTAG
- a CDS encoding AarF/ABC1/UbiB kinase family protein, whose amino-acid sequence MFSRLVQTSSRQGEIVEVVFRNGWDYMRRLLTGGKVDEPKLPPPAVLRNILVDLGPVYVKLGQLLSTRPDLLPAEYIEALSTLQAEVPPIDWAEVEVMLRKQFSQPIEEIFASINYKPVAAGSIAQTHRAVLKDGRAVALKVQRPGLSSVVEQDISLIRLVARLVAQTEFGQYYDIVSIAEEFAEALRNELDFTQEARYTDQLRQNLSNTRWFNSNQLVVPQIYWEYTTDKLITMEWLDGGAILSAFPPISFDGTTDLQAREEISTLLLRAFFQQICLDGFFHADPHPGNVFYLNDGRVALLDCGMVGRLDPRTQQLILELVLAIVNLDAQRCTQLVLQLAPPVQPINRVKLETEFDRLLRRYYSMNISQVNFSKLVYEVLQVVRDNKVRVPGNLGLCAKAIANLEGIARSLDPNFNIPNKIRPMMTEVFQRQIVGEAPLIALLRTALDVKNLSLQSPRQVELLLDRVTSETLQWNFSIREAEPIRRTIDSSANRLSFSIVVGSLIMGAAIISSNTQSSQVYWVSDVLFAAASFLGLWLILSILRSGPLR is encoded by the coding sequence ATGTTTTCTAGACTTGTTCAAACTAGCTCTCGTCAAGGTGAAATCGTAGAAGTCGTTTTCCGAAATGGATGGGACTATATGCGGCGACTGCTCACAGGTGGTAAGGTCGATGAGCCGAAACTGCCCCCGCCCGCTGTCCTACGAAATATCCTGGTTGATCTCGGTCCGGTCTACGTCAAACTCGGACAACTTCTTAGCACTCGTCCCGATCTTTTACCTGCTGAGTATATTGAGGCGCTGTCTACTCTTCAAGCTGAAGTACCTCCGATAGATTGGGCTGAAGTCGAAGTGATGTTGCGAAAACAATTCAGCCAGCCGATCGAAGAAATTTTCGCCTCGATTAACTACAAGCCAGTTGCGGCAGGCTCGATCGCGCAAACGCACCGAGCCGTTTTAAAAGATGGTCGAGCCGTGGCGCTAAAAGTTCAGCGTCCGGGACTGAGTTCTGTTGTTGAGCAAGACATTTCTCTGATTCGTCTGGTTGCGCGGTTAGTCGCTCAGACGGAATTCGGGCAGTACTACGATATTGTGTCGATCGCTGAAGAATTCGCGGAAGCTCTGAGAAATGAACTCGATTTCACTCAAGAAGCGCGATATACCGATCAACTCCGGCAGAATTTAAGTAATACTCGTTGGTTTAATTCCAATCAGCTAGTTGTGCCGCAAATCTACTGGGAATACACCACTGATAAGCTGATCACAATGGAATGGTTGGATGGTGGGGCAATTCTGTCTGCTTTTCCGCCGATCAGCTTTGATGGCACCACAGATTTACAAGCGCGAGAAGAGATTTCAACCCTATTACTTAGAGCATTCTTCCAGCAGATTTGTTTAGATGGCTTTTTCCACGCCGATCCACATCCGGGAAATGTCTTTTATCTCAATGATGGTAGAGTTGCATTGCTTGATTGCGGCATGGTCGGGCGACTTGATCCGAGAACACAGCAGCTTATTTTGGAACTGGTGTTAGCGATCGTCAATCTCGATGCTCAAAGGTGTACTCAATTAGTGCTCCAACTTGCGCCACCTGTACAACCCATTAATCGCGTCAAGCTCGAAACAGAGTTCGATCGATTATTGCGCCGCTACTATAGTATGAACATTTCGCAAGTCAACTTTAGTAAGTTGGTGTATGAAGTGCTGCAAGTGGTTCGAGATAACAAAGTGCGCGTTCCTGGAAACTTAGGACTTTGTGCAAAAGCGATCGCGAATTTAGAAGGGATTGCTCGATCGCTTGATCCGAATTTCAACATTCCAAATAAAATTCGCCCAATGATGACCGAGGTATTTCAGCGGCAGATTGTTGGGGAAGCTCCGCTCATTGCACTATTACGAACCGCGTTAGATGTGAAAAATCTATCGCTGCAATCTCCGCGACAGGTGGAATTGTTGCTCGATCGCGTTACTTCTGAAACGTTGCAGTGGAATTTCTCGATTCGTGAAGCAGAACCTATCAGACGCACGATCGATTCTTCAGCGAATCGACTGTCCTTCAGTATCGTTGTTGGCTCGTTGATTATGGGAGCCGCAATCATCTCTTCCAATACTCAATCGAGTCAGGTGTATTGGGTCAGTGATGTACTGTTCGCAGCGGCGAGTTTTCTGGGTCTTTGGTTGATTCTGAGCATTCTGCGATCGGGTCCACTCCGTTAG
- a CDS encoding TnsD family Tn7-like transposition protein produces the protein MNSHNAVIPYFPTGRPDELLYSMCAAFQDHMQFPRPHYTMEALFGSKWGHATYDLPNRLGYLVNNLPPRHSYTVDELIDNHTMLPFYSPFCPQERIQRVREVMQHSERGSVHSLLGILYMRQLKFLQFCPLCVEDDTNLFGEPYWHRVHQALGVKVCPIHAVFLEASHVSIQNPAKADTFISAVKGTHDVTPRPLSLNKLVHKILLQISRDALWLLNQKGLVSSSEQLHARWIKILVDKGWATYQGTTSRRKELSSEFLNYYPSEILTLLNCEIRVGKDGMDRHSWVHRLTYRNKQELQPITHYLLFIQFLGHTLEEFFQLSHEFRPFGYGPWPCLNPVCENFKQICIKEFSLDYSITPGHRPVGRFQCACGFTYARLGPDSSSEAGFRFSRVESYGIVWETALKTFWANPYISVHEMARRLGVHDKTVKRQAARLNLPLPRQAVFPIGIGAEITRRRCQPSKVDEQQLYRDEWLAIREKCPEAELKELRMLAPRAYNRLSRYDAKWFSEHCPSSTRVATPRTSGQINWSERDADWSNAILEAANLLLFSPSRPKQITASVLGREIGELTKIRGNLDKLPLTTQALAEVVETPEQIAVRRIHWVTERYREENVFPTRNQFERRAGIYPKVKQSNVVQGAIAAALSTLSLMRSGANGAK, from the coding sequence ATGAATTCTCATAACGCAGTAATTCCCTACTTCCCTACAGGTCGTCCTGATGAGCTTCTGTATAGCATGTGTGCAGCTTTTCAAGACCATATGCAGTTTCCTAGACCTCATTACACAATGGAGGCGCTATTTGGTTCTAAATGGGGACATGCAACTTACGATCTGCCAAATCGACTAGGGTACTTAGTTAATAATCTACCGCCTAGACACAGCTACACAGTTGACGAGCTTATTGACAATCATACGATGTTGCCTTTCTACAGTCCATTTTGCCCTCAGGAGCGCATTCAACGTGTTCGAGAAGTAATGCAGCATTCAGAGAGAGGTAGCGTTCATTCCCTTTTAGGAATTTTATATATGCGACAATTAAAATTCCTGCAATTTTGTCCTCTCTGTGTAGAAGATGATACAAATTTGTTTGGCGAACCCTACTGGCATCGTGTTCATCAAGCTCTTGGTGTAAAAGTCTGTCCAATCCATGCTGTTTTTTTAGAGGCAAGTCATGTATCTATTCAAAACCCAGCAAAGGCTGACACATTCATTTCAGCAGTAAAAGGTACTCATGATGTTACTCCGCGCCCTCTTAGCTTAAACAAGCTAGTTCACAAAATCCTTCTACAAATTTCTCGTGATGCTTTGTGGCTTCTCAATCAAAAGGGTTTAGTTTCTAGTTCTGAACAACTCCACGCAAGATGGATCAAAATACTAGTAGATAAAGGGTGGGCAACCTATCAAGGAACAACTAGCCGTCGTAAGGAGTTAAGCAGTGAATTTCTAAACTATTACCCTTCAGAAATACTCACGCTACTCAACTGCGAAATTCGTGTCGGAAAGGATGGAATGGATAGACATTCTTGGGTACATAGGTTAACTTACAGGAACAAGCAGGAATTACAGCCGATAACACATTACTTACTATTTATTCAGTTTCTCGGCCATACACTTGAGGAGTTTTTTCAGCTATCCCATGAATTTCGTCCATTTGGTTATGGACCTTGGCCTTGTCTAAACCCTGTATGTGAAAATTTTAAGCAGATCTGTATTAAAGAATTTTCGTTAGATTACTCCATAACACCTGGTCATAGACCAGTGGGTAGATTTCAGTGTGCATGTGGATTTACGTATGCTCGTCTGGGTCCTGATTCCAGCAGTGAGGCGGGATTTCGCTTTAGTAGGGTAGAGTCCTATGGAATCGTTTGGGAAACAGCTCTAAAAACATTTTGGGCGAATCCATACATTAGCGTACATGAAATGGCGCGAAGATTAGGTGTTCATGACAAGACTGTGAAGCGGCAAGCTGCTCGATTAAATTTACCGCTGCCAAGACAGGCAGTCTTTCCAATTGGAATTGGTGCAGAGATTACTCGTCGGCGATGCCAACCTTCAAAAGTAGATGAGCAACAGCTTTACCGAGACGAGTGGCTCGCTATTAGAGAAAAATGTCCAGAGGCAGAGCTGAAGGAACTGAGGATGTTAGCTCCTCGTGCCTACAATCGATTAAGTAGATACGATGCAAAGTGGTTTAGTGAGCATTGCCCTTCATCGACAAGGGTTGCCACACCTCGCACTTCTGGTCAGATTAATTGGTCTGAGCGAGATGCTGATTGGTCAAATGCTATTCTAGAGGCAGCAAATCTTCTTCTATTTTCCCCAAGTCGTCCTAAACAAATTACGGCATCTGTGCTGGGTCGGGAGATCGGAGAGTTAACAAAAATTAGAGGTAATCTTGACAAGCTACCGCTTACTACACAGGCTTTGGCTGAAGTTGTTGAAACACCTGAACAGATAGCTGTGCGTCGTATCCATTGGGTCACAGAGCGTTATCGCGAGGAGAACGTTTTTCCGACAAGAAATCAGTTCGAGAGACGGGCTGGCATTTATCCTAAAGTTAAGCAGTCAAATGTAGTTCAAGGGGCGATCGCAGCAGCACTCTCTACACTTAGCTTAATGAGGAGTGGAGCCAACGGCGCAAAATAG